DNA from Agathobaculum sp. NTUH-O15-33:
CTATTTTATGGAAGGAGGTGCATTTTCGTGGCAAACAGAATCAAGGGTATCACAGTGGAAATCGGCGGCGATACTACAAAACTACAGACGGCTTTAAAGGGTGTCAATGGAGAAATCAAGAATACGCAGGCGCAGCTGAAGGATGTGGAGAAACTCCTGAAACTGGACCCCGGCAATACGGAGCTGCTTGCGCAAAAGCACAGGCTCCTTGGGCAGGCAGTAGAAGAAACCAAAGGAAAGCTGCAAACCTTAAAGGTCGCGGCGGAGCAGGCGAACACGGCTCTTGCCAATGGGGACATTTCACAGGAACAGTATGATGCTCTTCAGCGTGAAATTATAGAAACGGAGCGTAACCTCGAAGATTTGGAGAGAGCGGCCAATGAATCTTCCGTGGCATTACAGTCTGTTGCTGCCAAAGGAGAACAGCTGAAAACGGTAGGCTCAAATATTTCATCGGTGGGTACTTCACTTTCAAAGAATGTGACAGCACCCATTATTGCAATTGGTGCTGCATCTGTGGCCGCCTTTAATGAGGTGGATTCCGGGCTGGATATTATCGAGCAGAAAACCGGGGCTGCAGGGAAAAGTCTGGAAGAGATGGAATCCATCTGTAAGAACATGGCTACAGAAATTCCTACGGACTTTGAAACAGCAGGTGCGGCCATCGGTGAGGTCAATACAAGATTTGGTGTGACGGGAACTGCACTGGAAACCCTCTCAACCAAATTTGTGAAGTTTGCATCCTTGAATAATACGGATGTTTCCACTTCCGTTGATAACGTGCAGAAAGCACTGACCGCTTTTGGTCTTGGCGCGGATGATGCCGGAGCAATGCTTGATACCATGAATGCAGTAGGACAGAAAACAGGCATTTCAATGGATACGCTTTCTGCATCTATGGTGTCCAACGCATCGGCATTTAAGCAGATGGGACTGTCGGCATCGGATGCCGCTGCCTTCCTTGGGCAGTGCGAAGTGTCCGGGACTGATACCAGTGCCGTTATGACGGGTCTTACAAAGGCATTAAAAGAAGCAACGGATAATGGGCAACCACTTGATCAGGCACTGGCTGATATCCAAAACAGTATGGTCAATGCAAAATCAGATACAGAGGGGCTATCCGCAGCGTATGAAATGTTTGGTTCCAGAGCAGGTGGTAAAATCTATGAAGCCTGCAAAAGCGGTTCTCTATCTTTCGAGGCACTTGGAACTTCTCTGACCGACAACCTCGGCAGTGTGGACGATACTTATGCGGCAACACTCGATGGAACGGATGCAATGGTTACAGGTATGAATGCACTAAAGATTGCAGGAGCGGCAGTGGGAGATGCCATTGGAACGACCCTTGCACCTATCCTGCAGGCATTGGCAAAAAAGCTGAAGGAGTTTGCTGACTGGTTTACAAAGCTGTCTCCGGGTATGCAGCAGATGATTGTAAAGATTGCGATGATTGTTGCAGCTGTGGGGCCAGTACTTGTTATCATCGGCAAGGTCGTATCCGCTGTTGGCACGATTATGACTATCGTTCCAAAACTGGCAGGAGTCATCCATGTAGTCAAAGGAGCATTTGCTGCACTGAATGCAGTCATGCTTGCTAATCCTATTATGCTGATCATTGCGGCGATTGCAGCCCTTGTGGCGGCATTTATTTATCTTTGGAATACCAACGAGGACTTCCGCCAGTTCTGGATTGACCTGTGGGAGAACATCAAGGAAGTAGCCATTGCCGTATGGAATGCCATCAAGGAGTTCTTTGTTGCTGTATGGGAGGGCATCAAATCCGTTGCAGAAACGGTATGGAATGCGCTGGCATCCTTTTTCACTGGCTTGTGGGAGGGCATCAAGACTGTATTTACTACGGCAGTCACAGCAATTTCCACCTTCCTATCCACTACTTGGAATACGATAAAAACGGTGGTTACTACTGTGTTTACAGCAATCCAGACCTTTTTCACTACGGTGTGGAATACCATCAGCACGATTGTGACAACCGTGGTCACGGCAATTCAGACGTTCCTTACCACAGCTTGGAATGCCATCAAGACGGCAATTACTACGGTTCTGACAGCCATTCAGACAGTGGTAACTACAGTATGGAATGCTATTAGCACCTTTATCGCAACCATCATTACGGCAATCCAGACTTTCCTGACTACGGCTTGGAATACCATAAAGACGGTCATTACCACGGTATTGAATGCGATAAAAACAGTATTCACAACCATCTGGAATGCAATAAAAACGGTCATTACCACTGTGGTAAACGGCATTAAAAATACAATTACCACGGTCTGGAACAACATCAAGTCCACAGTATCCTCTGTGGTAAATGGTATCAAGTCAGCAGTGAGCAATGCCTTTTCTGCTATGTGGAACGGCATCAAAAATACCATCAGCGGTATCTACAATACCATCAAGGGTGGATTTGACAAGGCAGTCGGCTATATCAAAAATCTTGCATCCTCTGCCTTTAACTGGGGCAAGGATTTAGTCATGGGCATCGTAAACGGAATCAAAAGCTGTATCAGTGCGGTAGGTGATGCCGTCAGCGGTGTGGCAAATAAAATCAAGTCCTTCCTGCACTTCTCCGTGCCGGACGAGGGTCCTTTGACGGATTACGAAACTTGGATGCCGGATTTCATGAGCGGACTTGCCAAGGGCATCGAAAAGAGCAAGGGTATGGTTGCAAATGCGATGGACGGTGTGGCTGCTGATATGGTGGTAAATCCGAAAATCAGCACGGCTGATACCAGCGGAATCCTTGGCGGTGCATCTGCAGGAGATGCTCTTGCTGGCATTACTACAGCAATTACCGAAGCACTGGCAGGTGTGGGAGGTCAGGGCGGTGACATTGTTATCCCGGTTTACCTTGGTGGCACCATGCTGGACGAAGTGGTAGTGAATGCACAGCAAAGAACGAATTTAAGAAGCGGAGGGAGATAAGCGATGGCATTTATACAGTATTTGAATTTTGATAATACGGCTCTCCCTCTGCCGGATTCGTATGATCTGGACTTAACGGATGTGGAAGCAGACTCCGGCGGAGAAACAGAAGCCGGAACAACGCAGCGTGATGTGGTGCGGGCAGGAGTGGTCACGATTAGTGTGTCCTTTTCTGTCAGTGCCGCATGGCTGAAACGGCTGACGGCTTATTCCAAACAGCCGAAAATAGCCGTGCAGTATTTTGACACAGAGGATTTAGCACTGAAGGAAACAGAAATGTATATCACAGGTTATAAGGCGAAGCTCTATAAGGATACTTCGTACAAAAGTTTGTGGTCGGTGTCCTTCACGTTGAACGAATTTTAAGGAGGTGGTGTCTTTGTATCCTGTATCACAGGCATTTATGGATGCAATCGAAAGCAATACAAGAAAATATTACTGGACAGGCACCATTGTCACGAAGAACAAAAAAGAATATGCCTTTGGTAATGAGGATATCGTCAAGGGCAGCGGATATATCACAAGGCAGTGCTGCGGAAGCAGTGAGATTGAACTGGGTACGGTCTATGCGGCAGAGATGGGCATCACACTGTTTTCAGACATTGACCGCTACACCTTGGATGAGGCAGAGGTCAGGATATACTTCCACCTCATGCTCCCGGACGGAACAGAAGAATCCATTCCTATGGGTGTTTTTGAAATCAGCGAAGCCAACAGGCATATCAAAACGCTGGAACTTAAAGCCTATGATTATATGCTCCGATTTGAGAAAGCACTGAAACTGACAGCATCCGGCGGTACTGCTTATAGCTTTCTTTTGATGGCGAGTACCGAGTGTGAGGTGGAACTTGCACAGACCAAGGCAGAAATCGAAGCCATGCCAAACGGCAAGGAAACACTGGGTATCTACTCGGACAACGATATGGAAAGCTACCGTGACCTCATTTTCTATGTGGCACAGGTACTTGGCTGTGTGTGTCTGGTAAACCGGGAAGGAAAGCTGGAACTCATCCCTTACGGTATTTTGCCCGTGGCGGAGGTGACCAGCAGACATCGTTATGACAGCAGTTATTCTGATTTTGTCACACGGTACACTGCGGTATCCTCCACAAACCTCATAACAGAAGAATCAGAGTATTACGCACTTGACCCGGATGATGCTCTGACACTGAATCTTGGTGTCAATCCGCTTTTGCAGTTTGGTCTGAAAACTACAAGAGCAAGGCTGATAACCAATATTCTGAATGCCATCGCTGTGGTGGATTATGTACCGTTTGACAGTACCACCATCGGCAATCCGGCATTTGACCCAATGGATGTGCTGCGCTTCTCCGGCGGTCATGCCGATGAGAAACAGCTCTCCTGCATTACAAGCATTACCTATAAAATTAATGGAAAGCACAGCTTGAAGTGCGTGGGTAAAAATCCCAAGCTGGCTGCGGCAAAGAGCAAGAATGACAAGAACATCACTGGCCTGCTGAATCAGATTGAAGCTGGAAAAATCGTGGTGTATAACTTTGTCAATGCTTCTCCCTTTACCATTGGCAGTTCCAATACAGAGATTATGGCGATTACCTTTACCTCCAAGGAAGAAACCACCGCCACCTTTTTGGCAGAAATTCTCTTTGAAGTTGTAAATGATGAAGTGATACGCACTATTCATGGCACAGTACCGACTACCGATGAAGAAGGAAATACAGACAGCAAAGAAATTGATTTTACTTTTTCAGAGGTTGGGCAGTCAGAACTTACGGTTACCTACAAGATGAACAATGAAGAGATCAAAACCTTTTATCCGAAAAAGACCTGCATCAACGGGAAGCACATCCTTACGCTGTTTCTCCCAATCACGCAGGTTATCGCCAACAGTGAAAACACGCTGTCGGTTTATTTCAAAATGACTGGCGGTACGCTGACCATCGGGGAATCACAAATCCGTGCAACCATCAGCGGACAGGGACTTGTGGCAGGTATCGGTGACTGGAACGGACGTATCAGCATTTCCGAGACCATTGACCGTATTCCGATTGCACAGACGGCTTTCGGTTATGATGCCTTTATGGATACCGTGACGGCTGTATTTCCAAGAATTATTCTTCGTCCGATTACACAGCAGATTACACGCATTCCGATTATGGAAAGTGGGTTCACATATCATCGTTTGAATGAGCGAGTGACGGCTGTGGAGGTTATCAAGACCTTTACAATGGACAAGGACGTCCCGCCGCATTCTGCATGATCAGCGGTTA
Protein-coding regions in this window:
- a CDS encoding phage tail tape measure protein — translated: MANRIKGITVEIGGDTTKLQTALKGVNGEIKNTQAQLKDVEKLLKLDPGNTELLAQKHRLLGQAVEETKGKLQTLKVAAEQANTALANGDISQEQYDALQREIIETERNLEDLERAANESSVALQSVAAKGEQLKTVGSNISSVGTSLSKNVTAPIIAIGAASVAAFNEVDSGLDIIEQKTGAAGKSLEEMESICKNMATEIPTDFETAGAAIGEVNTRFGVTGTALETLSTKFVKFASLNNTDVSTSVDNVQKALTAFGLGADDAGAMLDTMNAVGQKTGISMDTLSASMVSNASAFKQMGLSASDAAAFLGQCEVSGTDTSAVMTGLTKALKEATDNGQPLDQALADIQNSMVNAKSDTEGLSAAYEMFGSRAGGKIYEACKSGSLSFEALGTSLTDNLGSVDDTYAATLDGTDAMVTGMNALKIAGAAVGDAIGTTLAPILQALAKKLKEFADWFTKLSPGMQQMIVKIAMIVAAVGPVLVIIGKVVSAVGTIMTIVPKLAGVIHVVKGAFAALNAVMLANPIMLIIAAIAALVAAFIYLWNTNEDFRQFWIDLWENIKEVAIAVWNAIKEFFVAVWEGIKSVAETVWNALASFFTGLWEGIKTVFTTAVTAISTFLSTTWNTIKTVVTTVFTAIQTFFTTVWNTISTIVTTVVTAIQTFLTTAWNAIKTAITTVLTAIQTVVTTVWNAISTFIATIITAIQTFLTTAWNTIKTVITTVLNAIKTVFTTIWNAIKTVITTVVNGIKNTITTVWNNIKSTVSSVVNGIKSAVSNAFSAMWNGIKNTISGIYNTIKGGFDKAVGYIKNLASSAFNWGKDLVMGIVNGIKSCISAVGDAVSGVANKIKSFLHFSVPDEGPLTDYETWMPDFMSGLAKGIEKSKGMVANAMDGVAADMVVNPKISTADTSGILGGASAGDALAGITTAITEALAGVGGQGGDIVIPVYLGGTMLDEVVVNAQQRTNLRSGGR